AGTCTGGGCAGAAATTTCCTGCTCTAAGCGCTTGAAGGCTTGACAATTTTCAGAAGTTGACTCTGCTAAGGCAAGCACTGCCTGGCTGAACTGGTCAACCCGGTCGAGTAATTTACCAATCGGAGCTGTCCGATTTAAGTTAAGTAAATAGTCATTCTTCATAGCTACGATAGGCAGGTGATTGCCAATGGCCTCGATAAAGGTAATTCCCTGGGTCTCAGTCACGGATAAATTCACATAAATATCAGCGATTTGATAATAGCCGTTAATTTCTTCATGGGGAACCATCCCAGTAAAAATAACTGCATGACTTATCTTGAGTTCTTGGCTAAGGGCCATTAGGTGGTCTTTTTCCGGTCCATCACCGACTATCAGTAGTCGAGCCTGGGGAATAAGTTCCAGAAGTTGAGCCATCTGCCGAATTAAACTATCTAAATTCTTCTCTTGGGCAATTCGGTTAACCGTGATAAGAACCAGCTGGTCATCCGCAAGCCCCAGCTCATCCTTTAATTGTTGGCGGTCTGCCTTTGCTAACTGCTTTGAGAAACGGACACCGGACGGTATGACTTCAATCGGGCGCTCAACACCGTATTCCTGTAACACTTGGCGGATCATTTGGCTAGGAGCAATAACCGTATTGGCTAATTGACAAAAATAACGGGTATAGGACTTAACCGCCGCCTTAGGCACTAAGTGACCATTTAAGATATAATGCAGGTAATTTTCATACCAGGTGTGATAAGTGTGCACAATTGGTAAACGCAAACGGTGGGCCACCATGACGCCAAAAATCCCCATGGTAAACTCGGTATGGGTATGGATGATATCTAAGTCTAATTCTTTGGCCTTCTTATAAATCGGTCGCAAAGTTGTCACCGCCACCCGACGTTCTTTAAAAAAGAGAAAGGGAATGGATTCGTACCTAAATATTCCTTCTTCCGCTTGATCCTCTTTCACCTTAGGATCTGTCGTGGTGAAAATATAAACTTGGTGGCCGGCCTTGGTCAATTCTTCTTTTAAGGTCTGAATTGAGCTAGCCACCCCACTCGTTTGTGGAAAATAAGTATCCGTAAAAAAGCCGATCTTCATTTTCCTCTCCCCTCATTATCATCTACTATTAAGCTGTGTAGAGTACTTTTATTTTAGCACAGGTCAGAGTGAATACCAATCCAAGAAAAAAAGTGCTGGTATGATTGAATCACTCTCCTTCACTGAAGGCAGTATTCATTACCAGCACTTAATCAGTTTATTCTTTTTAGTCTAACTTAGAGACATAGTCATGAACCATTTCGGCCACTTCTTCTGAACTGGTCTTTTCATTCATGGCTTTGTGAGCTAATTCTTCACATTCCTTAGAATCTAAGCGAGCCATTAGGGAACGCGATTTAAGAATTGAAGTTGCGCTCATAGAGAATTCATCTAAGCCCATACCAACAAGTAGTGGGATAGCAGTTTGATCACCAGCTACTTCCCCACACATACCGGTCCATTTACCTTCTTTGTGACTAGCTTGAATCACATAGTTAATCAGGCGTAGTACGGCTGGGTTATAGGGTTGGTAAAGGTAAGAGATATTATTATTCATCCGGTCAGCCGCCATGGTGTATTGGATCAAGTCGTTGGTACCTATACTAAAGAAGTCAACTTCTTTGGCAAATTGATCTGCTAAAACAGCTGCTGCTGGGATTTCAATCATAATCCCTACTTGGATGTTATCTGCGACTTCAACGCCCTCGTCAATTAATTTTTGACGTTCTTCCTCATATAGGGCTTTGGCTTGACGCCATTCTTCTAAAGTGGCTACCATTGGGAACATAATGCTTAATTTCCCATAAGCGGAAGCACGTAGAAGTGCCCGTAATTGGGTCCGGAACATATCCGTTTCTCTTAAGCAAATCCGGATAGCACGGTAACCCAAGAAAGGATTCAACTCTTCTGGTAAGGGTAAATAAGGGAGTTTCTTATCCCCACCAATATCCATAGTCCGGATAACCACATTCTTACCATTAAGAGATTCTAAAACTTCCTTATAAGCTTCAAACTGTTCTTCTTCAGTTGGGAAGTGGTCTGAATCCATATAGAGGAACTCTGTCCGATAAAGTCCCACACCTTCAGCCCCATTTTCATGGACACCAGGTAGGTCTTTTGGTGAACCGATATTGGCAACAATTTCAAACTGTTTACCATCTTTGGTTAGAGAATCCGCATCTTTTAAGCTTTCCCATTCAAGTTTTTGTTTTTGATAAGCCTTAGCTTTGTCCTTATAGCTATCAACAGTGGCTTGGTCTGGATTAATTAAAACTTCCCCTTCAAATCCGTCGACGATGACTAAGTCACCATCACTAACCGCTTCTGAAGCAGAAGTGGTCCCAACAACAGCAGCAACTTCTAAGCTACGAGCCATAATTGCTGAGTGGGATGTCCGTCCTCCAATATCAGTAACAAATCCTTTAACATATTTGTTTAATTGTGCCGTATCACTCGGAGTTAAATCAGGAGCAATAACAATTGCATCCTCATCAATTAAACTCAAGTTAGGAATTTTTGCACCGATTAAATGCGCGATCAGCCGATCGGTAACATCTTTAATATCCGCTGCACGTTCTTGCATATAAGGATTATCTTCCATGGCCTTGAAGATAGCAATAAAGCCATCAGCCGTTTGGCGCACAGCAGTTTGAGCATCAAGATTTTCATCTTTGATTTTTTGTTGGTAAGTCGCGATCATTTCTGGGTCATCTAGCATTTGTAAATGAGCATCAAAAACGCCTGCTTCTTCTTCAGATAGACGTTCTTGAGCAATCACTTTTATCTTAGCAATCTCAATACGACTATCGTCAATAGCCTTAGTTAAGCGGTCAATTTCCGCATCAGCATCTTCTACTTTTCCTTCTTCAAAGGATAAGTCAGGTTGTTCCAAAAGAAAGGCCTTAGCAATGGCGTAACCATCACTAGCCCCAATTCCTTTCAACTTTTCCATGTTATTCTGACAACCCTTCACTTTTCATGGTTTCTTGAATAGCTGCCATTGCTTCTTCTTCATCTTCACCTTCAACAGAGATGGTTACATCTGCACCTTGGCCTACTCCTAAGGACATTACACCCATGATGGATTTCAAGTTAACAGATTTACCTTTATATTCTAAGTTAATATCAGATTTAAATTTGCTTGCAGTTTGCACAAGTAAGGTTGCTGGACGAGCATGGATACCAGTTTCTGCAGTAATATTAAAGTCTTGAGTTTTCATTATTATAATCTCCTTTTTTTAAATCTACGTAATTTGACGACTTTCCCAACTATCGCTTAAAAGAAAAGAAAACCGTTACATTAATAATGTACCATTTTTTAAGCATGGTGACAACTACTTAATTAAATTCTCCTTGGCTTTAGCATGGGAAAACAAGCTTTATGACTTGAATGTCAAACATGGTCAATGTATAATAACTATTGAAGGTCAATGTTTATCAAAAAGGTGTTTTTACAATACATGTATATTAAAAATATTGGCCAATTTCTTAAGAAAGGAGCGTGGCACTATTGAAATGCCAACGTTGTAACCAACGCGAAGCTGCCATTCACATGTATGCGAATATTAACGGTCAAAGGCAGGCCATTAACCTTTGCCAACCTTGTTATGCAGAGATAATTCGCAACCAATCTCAAGCTGGGAAAAGCAATAATGACAATAATTCATGGGGAAACCTCTATGAGCTTCTTAGACAAATGCAAGATAAAGGGCCCCATAATGCTAACGGCCAAGAGCCTCCCCACCATCCTAATGATGGCCAGGGAAATAGCTTGTTGGCTAATTATGGAACCAACATGACTGAATTGGCTCGCCAAGGCAAGTACGACCCGGTAATTGGCCGTGACCAAGAAATAAATCGGGTAATCGAAATTCTCAACCGTCGAACCAAAAATAATCCTGTCCTCATCGGAGAAGCTGGTGTAGGTAAGACGGCAGTTGTGGAAGGTTTAGCCCAAAAAATAGTGGCTAAAGAAGTTCCTGAAAAGCTACAAAATAAGGAAGTTATTAGTTTAGATGTGGCTTCCTTAGTCCAAGGTACTGGGGTTCGGGGCCAATTTGAAGAAAAAATGCAAGCCCTGATTAAAGAAGTCTCTTCCAATCAATCAATCATTCTATTTATTGACGAAATCCATGAAATTGTGGGGGCAGGAACAGCCGATAATTCATCAATGGATGCTGGCAACATCTTAAAACCTGCCTTGGCCCGGGGCGAAATGCAATTAGTTGGGGCAACAACCCTAAATGAATTCCGTCGTATCGAAAAAGATGGCGCACTGGCTCGCCGCTTACAACCGGTTCAAGTGGATGAGCCTTCGGTGGAAGAAGCCATCACTATTATCAAGGGTCTAGCCGACCAATACCAAAAATTCCACCATGTTCACTTTACTGACCAAGCCTTAGAAGCAACGGTTACCCTGTCTAATCGTTATATCCAAGACCGGCAATTACCTGATAAGGCCATCGACCTACTTGATGAAGCGGGCTCTAAGAAAAACTTAACCATTCCCTTCTTGGATAAGGAGGCCTTAGAAGATCAGATTCAAGAATTAGAAAAATTAAAGGAAATGGCTACCGATGCGGAAGACTATGAGAAGGCGGCCTATTACCGCGACCAATTAAAGAAATATAAGGATATGGCCGCTAATAATGAAGCTGTTGTTGAACAAGTCCCAACGATCACCGTCGAAGACATCGAAGAATTAGTGGAAGCTAAAACCGGTATCCCCGTTGGCCAGTTACAAGACCAAGAACAAAGCAATTTATTGCAACTTGAGGATGAACTCAAGGAGACAATTATCGGCCAAGATCCTGCTGTCGAAAAAGTATCAGCAGCAATCCGGCGTAACCGTGTGGGCTTCCACCCAGGTAATAAACCCATTGCTTCCTTCCTATTTGTGGGGCCAACGGGTGTCGGCAAGACAGAATTAGCCCGTCAGCTTGCTAAGCAACTCTTTGGTAGTGAAGAAGCAATGATCCGCTTTGACATGTCTGAATACATGGAAAAACACAGTGTCTCTAAGATGATCGGTTCACCACCCGGCTATGTCGGCTATGACGAAGCTGGCCAATTAACCGAGCAAGTCAGACGGCAACCTTATTCCCTCATTCTCTTAGATGAAGTGGAAAAAGCCCATCCTGATGTTCTCAACCTCTTCCTACAAATCATGGAAGACGGTCGACTTACTGATGCACAAGGTCGGACGGTTTCCTTTAAAGATACCCTTATCATCATGACTTCCAATGCCGGAACGGGTAACGTTGAAGCTAGCGTCGGTTTTGCCGCTAGTCAACAAGGGAAAAACCAATCTGTCTTGGACCAATTGGATAATTACTTTAAACCTGAATTCATGAACCGCTTCGACGGCATCATCGAATTCCAACCGCTGACCAAGGAAGAATTGATTCAAATTGTCGACCACATGCTCACCAGCATGAACAAATTACTCAAGGGACAAAAAATCTGCATTGCCATTGACGACCAAGTGAAAGAAGCTATTGTTGAACTAGGCTATGACCCCAAACTGGGTGCCCGCCCATTAAGACGGGTCATCCAAGAACAAATTGAAAACCAAGTCGCGGACCTATACTTAAAGGATCCAAGCATTAGCTATGTCCACTTTAGCGTGGATGATTCTGGCAACATTGTTGTTAATGAGAGTGAAAATAGTCAGGCCATTGAAGAAGCAGACGTCGATTGATCAAATAGTTCTTTTTACAAACATACTAAGATTAGCTCGAAGGTAAATCGACGGATTTATCTTCGAGCTATTTCTATTTTCAGATATAGTGTAAGTGAAAGGATAATCCGGACAAACTCTCAAGGGCTAGGAGCCCGAATTAAAAAACGGATTCTTTCACTCTTGTTTTTAATTTTGGTTTAAGTATGTTGAGCTGTGAGCTCGTGTTTAGGAAATTAGGATAAGAACAATGAAGTGAAAATCTTTCAAACCATTACGAAAGGAAGCTAGAAATGACTAAGTATTTATATGCATTTGATGTTTCCAAAGGAAAAGCGACACAAGTTCTGTATAAAAATAATAGATGTATTGAGGAAAGCCTTTTGGAATTCACTCGTAAGGGATTTGAAGAACTGTTACAGAATATCCAACAGATCTCTGGGGAAGTGACTCTTGCTTTTGAAACGACAGGTATCTATTCAAAGCCACTTGAACGATTTTGTCACAAAAATCATTTAACTTACCACAGTTTGAATCCTTTAGAAGTGTACAATCGAACTAATGGTTTGACATTAAGAAGAAATAAAACAGACCAAGCAGATGCTCATAAATTGGCACAAATCATGTCAATTTTTAACTTTCAACCTTCGGTAAGGAAAGAGCTTCGCTATGAAGAAATGAAGCGCATGAATGCTTATTATTTAGAACTACAAGAAGGTATCGACAGACTCTATGTTAAGTTTTTAGAAGGTATCTATCTTTGCTTTCCTGGTATCGAAAAAGTTTTCTCTAAATTAAAAAATGAATTTGCTTTAACTATTATTGAAAAATACCCACATCCCGACTATGTGCTAGAAACCTCTCGAACAGTCATCAAAAATATATTGAAAAAGTCAACATTAAAAAATATCTCTAAGCAAAGAGCTTTTCAAAAAGCTGATCAAATCATTGAGTGTGCAGCTTCTTCCTATCCTTCTGTCCATAAGGACAGTTTTTATTGTCAGGTGCTCAGTTTTTATGCCGCACATCTAAAAAATTTAATTAATCAAAAAGAACTTATTCAAGATAAGATGATTGCTTTGGGACGTCAGTTTTCTGAATTTATAATTTATGCCAGTGTACCAGGGATTGGGCAACTGTCGGCTTGTCAGTTAATTGCAGAATTAGGTGATTTATCCCGATTCGAGAACCACAAACAATTAAATGCCTATGTCGGAATTGATATTAGACGCTATCAATCAGGTAAATTTATAGGCCGAGACCATATCAACAAACGTGGAAATAAAAAAGCTAGAAAAATACTTTATATCATTATTACCAATATGATTCGCGCCCAGAGACATGCGCCAAATCATATCGTTGATTATTACTATACAAAAAAACAGCCACCCTTTAATAAATGCCATAAGGTAGCTGTTATAGCGTGTATGAATAAGCTGCTTAAATGCCTATACGCGCTATTCAATCATCATACGAAGTATGATTATGAATTAAATGCCTCTCACCGCAACTAATTCATTTTTATAGTAACTAAAATTTTTAAAAGTCTCAATACAGAGGCTTATTTAGCATGCCAAATTTTCCGTAGAATATTCAAAAGATTAAATTTCTAAATAACACTATATATATTTAGTAACTTTATACTGATTTTTACTTGACTAATCGTAGGAAAGAGAGTGTGACAAAAGTCAAAAGAGCCCTGAAGAGCTACGCATACTATATCTGTACTCGCTCTTCGCTTCAAACAGCTATAGCAACTGGAACAAACGATATGCGATAGGCGCAAGCCTATCGCACATCGTTCGTAGTTGGGTTCGACTTGGCAGGCTTGGATGATTGGAGCAAGTCTCACACCCTGTATGAAGTGGACGTCAGGGCTGACTTTTGGAATAGGTTTTGATTAGATAGTTAGTATTTTGAAAAGGAGTTGGGACAAAGCCTAACTCCTTTCTTTGTGTTTAAATTAATAGCTTTTTTATTAAAGCGCTAATCAAGCACCTATTTAAGTGGTTTAACCGCGTGAATAGTTAGGAGCTTCCTTAGTGATTTGAACATCATGGGGATGGGATTCCACTAGGCCAGCCGAACTGATGCGGACAAATTGACCATTTTGGCGTAAGTCTTCCACATTGTGAGCACCGCAATAGCCCATTCCTGACCGTAAGCCACCC
This genomic window from Aerococcus sp. Group 1 contains:
- a CDS encoding glycosyltransferase — protein: MKIGFFTDTYFPQTSGVASSIQTLKEELTKAGHQVYIFTTTDPKVKEDQAEEGIFRYESIPFLFFKERRVAVTTLRPIYKKAKELDLDIIHTHTEFTMGIFGVMVAHRLRLPIVHTYHTWYENYLHYILNGHLVPKAAVKSYTRYFCQLANTVIAPSQMIRQVLQEYGVERPIEVIPSGVRFSKQLAKADRQQLKDELGLADDQLVLITVNRIAQEKNLDSLIRQMAQLLELIPQARLLIVGDGPEKDHLMALSQELKISHAVIFTGMVPHEEINGYYQIADIYVNLSVTETQGITFIEAIGNHLPIVAMKNDYLLNLNRTAPIGKLLDRVDQFSQAVLALAESTSENCQAFKRLEQEISAQTFYERVYALYTSLIRKQESQMEDDDTSLFEKISENIWPFQ
- the ptsP gene encoding phosphoenolpyruvate--protein phosphotransferase, whose amino-acid sequence is MEKLKGIGASDGYAIAKAFLLEQPDLSFEEGKVEDADAEIDRLTKAIDDSRIEIAKIKVIAQERLSEEEAGVFDAHLQMLDDPEMIATYQQKIKDENLDAQTAVRQTADGFIAIFKAMEDNPYMQERAADIKDVTDRLIAHLIGAKIPNLSLIDEDAIVIAPDLTPSDTAQLNKYVKGFVTDIGGRTSHSAIMARSLEVAAVVGTTSASEAVSDGDLVIVDGFEGEVLINPDQATVDSYKDKAKAYQKQKLEWESLKDADSLTKDGKQFEIVANIGSPKDLPGVHENGAEGVGLYRTEFLYMDSDHFPTEEEQFEAYKEVLESLNGKNVVIRTMDIGGDKKLPYLPLPEELNPFLGYRAIRICLRETDMFRTQLRALLRASAYGKLSIMFPMVATLEEWRQAKALYEEERQKLIDEGVEVADNIQVGIMIEIPAAAVLADQFAKEVDFFSIGTNDLIQYTMAADRMNNNISYLYQPYNPAVLRLINYVIQASHKEGKWTGMCGEVAGDQTAIPLLVGMGLDEFSMSATSILKSRSLMARLDSKECEELAHKAMNEKTSSEEVAEMVHDYVSKLD
- a CDS encoding phosphocarrier protein HPr, with protein sequence MKTQDFNITAETGIHARPATLLVQTASKFKSDINLEYKGKSVNLKSIMGVMSLGVGQGADVTISVEGEDEEEAMAAIQETMKSEGLSE
- a CDS encoding ATP-dependent Clp protease ATP-binding subunit, whose translation is MKCQRCNQREAAIHMYANINGQRQAINLCQPCYAEIIRNQSQAGKSNNDNNSWGNLYELLRQMQDKGPHNANGQEPPHHPNDGQGNSLLANYGTNMTELARQGKYDPVIGRDQEINRVIEILNRRTKNNPVLIGEAGVGKTAVVEGLAQKIVAKEVPEKLQNKEVISLDVASLVQGTGVRGQFEEKMQALIKEVSSNQSIILFIDEIHEIVGAGTADNSSMDAGNILKPALARGEMQLVGATTLNEFRRIEKDGALARRLQPVQVDEPSVEEAITIIKGLADQYQKFHHVHFTDQALEATVTLSNRYIQDRQLPDKAIDLLDEAGSKKNLTIPFLDKEALEDQIQELEKLKEMATDAEDYEKAAYYRDQLKKYKDMAANNEAVVEQVPTITVEDIEELVEAKTGIPVGQLQDQEQSNLLQLEDELKETIIGQDPAVEKVSAAIRRNRVGFHPGNKPIASFLFVGPTGVGKTELARQLAKQLFGSEEAMIRFDMSEYMEKHSVSKMIGSPPGYVGYDEAGQLTEQVRRQPYSLILLDEVEKAHPDVLNLFLQIMEDGRLTDAQGRTVSFKDTLIIMTSNAGTGNVEASVGFAASQQGKNQSVLDQLDNYFKPEFMNRFDGIIEFQPLTKEELIQIVDHMLTSMNKLLKGQKICIAIDDQVKEAIVELGYDPKLGARPLRRVIQEQIENQVADLYLKDPSISYVHFSVDDSGNIVVNESENSQAIEEADVD
- a CDS encoding IS110 family transposase — its product is MTKYLYAFDVSKGKATQVLYKNNRCIEESLLEFTRKGFEELLQNIQQISGEVTLAFETTGIYSKPLERFCHKNHLTYHSLNPLEVYNRTNGLTLRRNKTDQADAHKLAQIMSIFNFQPSVRKELRYEEMKRMNAYYLELQEGIDRLYVKFLEGIYLCFPGIEKVFSKLKNEFALTIIEKYPHPDYVLETSRTVIKNILKKSTLKNISKQRAFQKADQIIECAASSYPSVHKDSFYCQVLSFYAAHLKNLINQKELIQDKMIALGRQFSEFIIYASVPGIGQLSACQLIAELGDLSRFENHKQLNAYVGIDIRRYQSGKFIGRDHINKRGNKKARKILYIIITNMIRAQRHAPNHIVDYYYTKKQPPFNKCHKVAVIACMNKLLKCLYALFNHHTKYDYELNASHRN